The following is a genomic window from Penaeus vannamei isolate JL-2024 chromosome 27, ASM4276789v1, whole genome shotgun sequence.
tacatacatatatacatttacatgtatatatatatatatatatatatatatatatatatatatatatatatatatatatatatatatatatatatatatatatatatatatatatatatgtaaatgtatgaatatacaatatatatgtgtaaatatatttatatatatatgtatatatatgtatatctatctatatctatctatatatctatatctatatctatatctatatctatatctatctatctatctatctatctatatatatatatatatatgtatgtatatatatacacatttacatacacacacacacacacacacacacacacacacacacacacaaacacacacacacacacacacacacacacacacacgcacacacacacacacacacacacaaacacagacagacacacacacacacagacacacacacgcagacacacacacacacacacacacacacacacacacgcacacacacacacacacacacacacacacgcaaacacaccattacacacacacgacaaaatGGCAATCACTATCAGTCACCATCGCTCTCATTCCCATCACCACAAACCcacgaaaagaaaagcaaaagtaaACAAATCACCCTGGGGTATCTCCCGGGTTACCAAACTCTACGTACCAAAGCCGGTAATATGAGGGGGGCGGACCAAGCTGTCAAAATATGCTGATAAGGATGAGTGGGTAATGAGGCAGAATGGGAGATGAGGGTGTGAAGATGGGttacacgaggaggaggagaaggggggagggaagacgtgggtgggcgagaggaagagggggaggaggaggaggggagagggaagaaggggaaagaggggaggatgatgaggaggagggggaggagaggaggaggaggaggaggaggaggaggaggaggaggaggaggtagaggaagaggaggaggaagaggaggaggagaaaaaggaagaggaggatgagggataggaagaagaaggagatggagaaaaaggatgaaattgaggaagataaggataagtatgggcagtaagaggaagaaggagaggaggaaggaagaattgggtgggcaggaggaggaggagcagaagagggagaaaaagatggaggaagaagagagaaaagggagtggacgagaggaagagaatgacgatggatgaaagaggaggcagagaatcaagggaggagagtgaatacGGAAAAAATTGcgcggagaggagggaaaggaggaggagaaggagggaagaaagatagggTAAGAAACTAAGGAGAAGAGGGtaagagcgaggaaggagagggaggaggaagagtggggaagagatgggggaggagagaacggggagtgggcggggacaGTAAGACttcgacgaggagagagagagagagagaaaaaaaaagggacgagggagggagaggggagggagggaggagggagggaggggggagggagggagggaggaggggccaaTTCGGAAAACAATACCTCAGAGAGCTCGTGATTGGCTCGCGGGAGACAACTTTGACCCGAGATAAccacgaaaagggaagaaaaatctgGGGATATGGTTACGTGGGAGGGGCTGTCCCTCGGGTGTACTTAAAGGCATGGCTTGAGGGGGATCCTCGTCAGAATCAGTTCGGGCTTCTTCGGCGACTGTACCTCTTGTGTCTTGTGTTGGATAACCCTTcgaattcctcctcctccgccttcgccATGGCCTCCAACGGTAGGGATTCTGTGCTTGTTAAGGAGTGATACTGTAATTCATTGTTATGACAATAGCAGTGTCGTTTTGGAGTAAATACAGTATGGATTTATATGCACCCGCAAGCTATTTGGATATCAAAGAGTCGTCAAAAGTTCATGGTGCTAAAGTCTGACTAAATTGTGGACTAAATGGTTTTGTTTAGTCGTGGATACCGTCGTGTGGTGTTCAGATAGGATATATTTTAGAGATTTACGGCTGGTTTCTTTAAATTTTGCCAGGCCCTACCCgatgaatattcacacacacggacatgcataCACGCGGAAATAtattcctatctgtctatctatctgatagatatatattttctctatttgCCCCTTagttatgcatgtctagacaaGCATTTATTTCTGAGTATATTTATGTCTAGACAAACATTTATTCTTGAGTATATTTATGTCTAGACAAGCATTTATTTCTGagtatatgcatgtctagacaaacatttatttctatatgcatgTCAAGACAAACATTTATTTctgaatatatgcatgtctgtataatgaatatgcATTAGGTCGGGCCTCGCATAACCGGCAGTTGATTTTGCACTTTCACAGCATTTATAcgtatgtaatgataatagaaaaatattctAACGATTTCAAATAGAATAATCAGTTACGAGTAAAAGAACGCATCAGCACACTGTACAAAGTTGTTGCtaagtacttaaaaaaaaaggaaaaaaatgcccatcgactaaaaaaaatcaaaacaaaaggacATCAACCGactaaaaaatcaaaacaaaagcacaTAAAAAATGCGattccgaaagaaagaaagaaagaaagaaagaaagaaagaaaaacaaaaacaaaaaaatcgactcgcctcttacctccctccctccctccttcaggaaTCCTCGTCGCCGTCCTCCTGGTCTCAGTGGCCGCCCTGACACAGGCCTCGCAGGTCACGCAGAAGGAGACAGCGCGCCTCTTCGACTCCAACACGGACGGCACTTCCCTCACCCTCGACTCTGGCACTGCCTTCGTCATCCTCATGGCTTTCCTCGTCGCTATCGGTGCCATCTTCTTCGGGTTCTTGAAGAATGATCCCTTAAAGAATGATCCCTTCAAGTCCCAGAGCTATGCGGCTCCTACGTAAGTATTGAGGAAATGTGGATCGCAAAAGGGATGTAACTGAGATAAAAGTAAATTTACGTAGAGAATGGGGATGGaaggataggtagatacacagagatagaaaaaCTTAGTGGATGTGGATAAGGAAGTGatacataaagaaagataagagatatgAAAGTGCTTAGTGTATATGGAaggacatagatagacagaaagattgacAGGGATAAAAGAGGATTTAGATGGCATGATAAACAGGTAGGCAAAGATGAAATTATTTGTCTTTATCAATTACCattacaactactaatactacttccgctattacttttactattactatacctcctactattaacatcatcatcatcacaatcacaagagaaagataaagatataaaaaaggaaaacagccacaataagaaatgaaaataaataattcctCTTATTTAATACCACCGCCTTTCCCATAACAATAACTCATATAACTTACACTGATATCCTAAAATACTTCCTATAATCATATAACTAACACTGATATCCTGAAATACTCCCTATACTCATGTAACATACACTGGTATCCTAAAATACTTCCTATAATCAAATGATTTACACTATCCTAAAATACTTcctataatcatataatatacacatatcctAAAATACTTCCCATAATCATATAACACACTGATATCCTGAAATACTTCCTAACTCATATAACACACAGATATCCTAAAATACTTCCTATACTCATATAACTTACACTGATATCCTAAAGTACTTCCTATAATCACATAACTTCCACTGATATCCTAAAATACTTCCTATAATCATATAATTTACTGATATCCTAAAATACTTCTTATAATCATATAACACACTGATATCCTAAAATACTTCCCATAATCTTATAACTTCCACTGATATCCCAAAATACTTCCTAACTCATATAACTTACACCGATATCCTAAAATACTTCCCATAATCATATACCTAACACTGATATCCTGAAATACTTCCTAACGacatatccttccttcccttctgcagCGCCTACGCCTCCGCCCCCGTCTACGCCCAGGAGGAACACTCATACTCCGTTCACCGTTCTCTTGAAGACGCGGCCAACAAGTACCAGTAGGAACGGCTAAATTGAACGACCTTTTTGGgtttggaaaagagagagagagagagagagaggagagaaaaatgtaatttttcttttgttttttttttctctttctttttctttctttttagggtttggaaaagagagagagaggagagaaaaaatatatttttctttgttttttctctctttctttttctttctcttttgggtttggaaaaagagagagaggagaaaaaaacgaaatttttatttttttttctttctctttctcttctttctaaaaCTAATTCAGAATTTTTAGaacgtgttttcttgttttgtttaatttattgAGTGATATTTATGCaaattgttgttgtcttttttgttgttaatttttggAATGATGTGAATAAAtgagtgtgtttttgtacatTAAAGTGTTCAGTTAGCCTACACTAGTgccatgtccccccccccccccgcccac
Proteins encoded in this region:
- the LOC113811083 gene encoding uncharacterized protein, with the translated sequence MASNGILVAVLLVSVAALTQASQVTQKETARLFDSNTDGTSLTLDSGTAFVILMAFLVAIGAIFFGFLKNDPLKNDPFKSQSYAAPTAYASAPVYAQEEHSYSVHRSLEDAANKYQ